A single genomic interval of Primulina huaijiensis isolate GDHJ02 chromosome 7, ASM1229523v2, whole genome shotgun sequence harbors:
- the LOC140980965 gene encoding pentatricopeptide repeat-containing protein At3g06430, chloroplastic — protein sequence MAFSLSSSFLHSPLPTAAAIPTPRKLIITFSSSSATVASPVKKKHWKVGEFPGLIETSIPQLSSNGKKRTPIKNIKKKLDKKNNAKAWVNTVTEALSEAIEKKQWQRALQVFEMLKDQSFYQPKEGTYMRLLVLLGRSGQPGQACLLFDEMVEQGVEPTSELYTALIAACCRSNLISKAFTFLEQMKSLPNCQPDVYTYSILIKACIDAGSFNLVESLYDQMAERLITPNTVTQNTVLSGYGKAGKYDEMEKILSRMLDSTTSKPDVWTMNTFISLYGNEGNIEMMERWYEKFRNFGIEPETRTFNILIGAYGKKRMYDKMSSVMEYMRRLSFPWTTSTYNNVIEAFSDVGDAKHMECTFDQMRAESMKADTKTFCCLIRGYANAGLFHKVISSVQLAGRLEIPENTSFFNAVIYACSKAQDLMEMERVFKRMKELCQPDSMTYSMMIDAYRKEGMSDKVYDLEQEKQQMVPVKVPLETEATVEEDMVVAI from the exons ATGGCATTCTCCCTCTCCTCCTCCTTCCTCCATTCTCCTCTGCCCACCGCCGCCGCCATTCCGACACCCCGCAAATTGATCATCACCTTTTCCTCCTCCTCCGCCACTGTTGCATCTCCAGTGAAGAAAAAACACTGGAAAGTTGGTGAATTTCCTGGTCTCATAGAAACCTCTATCCCACAATTGTCAAGCAATGGTAAGAAGAGAACCCCCATTAAGAATATCAAAAAGAAGCTGGACAAGAAGAATAATGCCAAAGCGTGGGTCAATACTGTGACTGAAGCTCTCTCCGAAGCCATTGAGAAGAAGCAATGGCAACGTGCCCTTCag GTATTTGAGATGCTTAAGGATCAATCCTTTTATCAGCCTAAAGAGGGTACATATATGAGGCTCCTTGTTCTTCTCGGAAGATCCGGACAACCAGGCCAAGCCTGTCTACTTTTTGATGAAATGGTTGAACAAGGGGTGGAACCGACCTCAGAACTCTACACAGCTTTGATTGCTGCATGTTGCAGGAGTAATCTGATCAGTAAAGCTTTCACCTTTCTTGAACAAATGAAGTCTCTTCCAAATTGCCAGCCGGATGTATATACTTATAGCATTCTCATTAAGGCTTGCATTGATGCTGGTTCTTTCAACCTAGTTGAATCCCTTTATGACCAAATGGCTGAACGATTAATTACTCCTAACACTGTCACTCAAAATACAGTGCTTAGCGGCTATGGAAAGGCAGGAAAATACGACGAGATGGAGAAGATTCTTTCCAGGATGCTTGACAGCACGACCAGCAAACCTGATGTGTGGACTATGAATACTTTTATTAGTTTGTATGGGAATGAGGGTAATATAGAAATGATGGAAAGATGGTACGAAAAGTTTCGCAACTTCGGAATCGAGCCTGAAACACGCACGTTTAATATTCTAATTGGTGCTTATGGAAAGAAAAGGATGTATGATAAGATGTCATCGGTGATGGAATACATGCGTAGACTTTCATTTCCATGGACTACATCAACATACAACAATGTCATCGAGGCATTTTCTGATGTAGGCGACGCAAAGCACATGGAATGCACATTTGATCAGATGCGTGCTGAAAGCATGAAGGCAGACACCAAGACTTTCTGCTGTCTCATCAGAGGGTATGCCAATGCTGGCCTTTTTCATAAGGTGATTAGCAGCGTGCAACTGGCTGGAAGATTGGAGATACCTGAGAATACCTCGTTCTTTAATGCCGTCATATATGCATGTTCAAAGGCACAGGATTTAATGGAAATGGAAAGAGTTTTCAAGAGAATGAAAGAGCTGTGCCAACCAGATTCCATGACTTACTCGATGATGATTGATGCATATAGAAAGGAAGGAATGAGTGACAAGGTCTATGATCTTGAGCAAGAAAAGCAGCAAATGGTTCCTGTTAAAGTTCCTCTGGAAACTGAGGCAACAGTTGAAGAAGACATGGTCGTAGCAATATAA
- the LOC140981516 gene encoding uncharacterized protein, translated as MELMIHTKQTRQDFCLFRHKTSRQSKEVNVLYSKFGVVVWKKQGSRNLRSARTQVWAVSKIETFNANNGVFRLSDVEGSTHGPGNPSHSFEEFESNNHLRRLVRNGELDEGFNHLETMVYGGAIPDIIPCTSLIRGFCRIGKTNKATRIMEILEESGAVPDVITYNVLISGYCKSGEIYKALKMLDRMSVAPDVVTYNTILRSLCDSGKLKQAMEVLDSQLQKECYPDVITYTILIEATCKENGVEQAMKLLDEMRSKGCKPDVVTYNVLVNGICKEGRLDEAMKLLNDMPFYGIQPNVITHNIILRSMCSTGRWMDAEKLLADMLRKGCSPSVVTFNILINFLCRKGLLGRAIDILEKMPKHGCTPNSLSYNPLLHGFCKEKKMHRAIEYLEIMVSRGCYPDIVTYNTLLTALCKDGKVDSAVEILNQLNSKGCSPVLITYNTVIDGLSKMGKTERAMKLLFEMRERGLQPDIITYSSLVGGLSREGKVEEAIKFFQDLENSGVSPNALTYNSIMIGLCKARQTDRAIDFLDRMVTKGCKPNESTYTILIEGLGYEGFTKVALDLLNELCSRGVVKKSCAEHVVAKL; from the coding sequence ATGGAATTAATGATTCACACAAAGCAGACCCGCCAAGATTTCTGCTTATTTCGTCACAAAACCTCCAGGCAGAGTAAAGAAGTAAACGTTCTATATTCCAAGTTTGGCGTGGTTGTGTGGAAGAAACAAGGTTCAAGAAATCTAAGGAGTGCTCGCACTCAGGTTTGGGCAGTTTCAAAGATTGAAACTTTTAATGCAAATAATGGCGTGTTTCGGCTGTCGGATGTGGAGGGAAGCACACATGGACCGGGGAACCCATCTCATAGCTTTGAGGAGTTTGAGAGTAATAACCATCTGCGCCGGCTGGTTAGGAATGGGGAGTTGGATGAAGGTTTCAATCATCTTGAAACCATGGTTTACGGGGGTGCCATTCCTGATATTATCCCTTGTACGAGTTTGATTCGTGGGTTCTGTAGAATTGGGAAAACTAATAAAGCTACCAGGATTATGGAGATTCTTGAGGAATCGGGGGCTGTTCCTGATGTTATAACTTATAATGTGTTGATTAGTGGGTATTGTAAGTCGGGGGAGATATATAAGGCCTTGAAGATGTTGGACCGGATGAGTGTTGCCCCAGATGTGGTTACATACAATACAATCCTAAGAAGTTTGTGCGATAGTGGGAAGTTGAAACAAGCCATGGAAGTTCTTGATAGTCAACTGCAAAAGGAATGCTATCCAGACGTGATAACATACACGATTTTGATTGAAGCCACTTGTAAGGAAAATGGGGTGGAACAGGCTATGAAGCTCTTGGACGAGATGCGAAGTAAAGGTTGTAAACCTGATGTAGTTACATATAATGTCCTTGTCAATGGGATTTGCAAGGAAGGGAGATTGGATGAGGCGATGAAATTATTGAATGATATGCCTTTTTATGGTATCCAGCCAAATGTAATCACACACAACATTATCTTACGCAGTATGTGCAGTACTGGGAGGTGGATGGACGCTGAGAAACTTCTGGCTGATATGCTTAGAAAAGGCTGTTCGCCGAGTGTCGTAACCTTTAACATTTTGATTAATTTCTTGTGTAGGAAGGGACTACTGGGACGAGCCATTGATATTCTGGAGAAGATGCCTAAACACGGGTGTACCCCAAACTCCTTAAGTTATAATCCACTGCTTCATGGCTTCTGCaaagaaaagaagatgcatAGAGCTATTGAGTATCTAGAGATAATGGTATCCCGGGGGTGTTATCCAGATATTGTGACTTATAATACGCTGCTAACAGCTTTATGCAAAGATGGGAAGGTTGATAGTGCTGTGGAGATTCTTAATCAGCTGAATAGTAAAGGATGTTCTCCTGTTTTGATCACCTATAACACCGTGATCGATGGTCTATCAAAGATGGGAAAGACAGAACGTGCTATGAAACTGTTGTTTGAGATGCGTGAAAGAGGTCTTCAACCTGATATTATTACCTATTCTTCACTTGTGGGAGGACTTAGTAGAGAAGGAAAGGTTGAGGAGGCCATCAAGTTCTTTCAAGACTTGGAAAATTCGGGTGTAAGCCCAAATGCTCTCACTTACAACTCTATCATGATAGGACTTTGTAAGGCACGTCAAACAGATCGCGCAATTGATTTCCTGGATCGTATGGTAACAAAAGGATGCAAGCCTAATGAGTCTACATACACTATTTTAATTGAAGGTCTTGGTTATGAAGGTTTCACAAAAGTAGCTCTGGACTTGTTGAATGAGCTGTGCTCTAGAGGAGTTGTGAAGAAAAGTTGTGCAGAACATGTGGTGGCCAAATTGTAG